A window from Sebastes fasciatus isolate fSebFas1 chromosome 22, fSebFas1.pri, whole genome shotgun sequence encodes these proteins:
- the wrap53 gene encoding telomerase Cajal body protein 1 produces the protein MSDTAGGGESGGAVQEAEADNEPPLQVPPLLEGDGLDVGETSEEGVPPSAKRPRVKEEEPVPEQVAKPVKMHGETPAEAVSLQEDPAPPAQRTGEPLQCEDGPVEEEVPISVGGEEECHQNGDRGHDAPLEEGEAKPEEEHNGSESADSPSEGQHLGLDFTQNPQMLTGSCTEYSNLPENYLKGCKWAPDGSCILTNSADNVLRVYNVPPEIYSYNWDRLPEMSPVLRMAEGDTIYDYCWYPKMNSLDADTCFLASSSRDNPVHVWDAFYGEVRASFRPYNHLDELTAAHSLCFSPDGTQLYCGFDKTVRVFYTDRPGRDCEERPTVVKKQGQSGIISCFGFSPCQSVYACGSYSRCAGLYSCQDGTLLALLPTRHHGGLTHLLFSPDGNYLYTGGRKDPEILCWDLREPDKVVFSLKRNVATNQRIYFDLDLSGRYLLSGDTEGVVSVWDTQTAPPDGNEALLQPQLRFPAHWDCTNGISIHPFMPLLATSSGQRQFPGPGDSEGDSASEGEGGEAVMPPQETRQDNALSLWWAGPLGPAADESQEEQSTEVVAAEA, from the exons ATGTCTGACACAGCTGGAGGTGGTGAAAGCGGTGGTGCGGTGCAAGAAGCAGAGGCGGATAATGAGCCCCCTCTTCAGGTGCCACCTTTGCTCGAAGGTGACGGCTTGGATGTAGGGGAGACCTCAGAGGAAGGGGTGCCTCCGTCTGCCAAGCGGCCCAGAGTGAAAGAGGAGGAACCGGTACCGGAGCAGGTTGCAAAGCCTGTCAAGATGCACGGAGAAACACCAGCAGAGGCTGTCTCGCTGCAGGAAGACCCAGCCCCACCAGCACAAA GAACAGGAGAACCACTACAATGTGAGGACGGACCGGTAGAGGAAGAGGTTCCCATCAGTGTGGGAGGTGAAGAAGAATGCCATCAGAATGGAGACCGAGGCCACGACGCCCCCTTAGAAGAAGGAGAGGCGAAACCAGAGGAGGAGCACAACGGTAGCGAATCCGCAGACAGCCCCAGTGAAGGACAGCA TCTTGGCCTAGATTTTACCCAGAACCCTCAGATGCTGACCGGTTCCTGTACCGAGTACTCCAACCTTCCAGAGAATTACCTCAAAGGCTGCAAATG GGCCCCTGATGGTTCCTGTATCCTGACCAACAGTGCAGACAATGTGCTCCGCGTGTACAACGTCCCTCCAGAGATTTACAGCTACAACTGGGACCGTCTTCCTGAGATG AGTCCAGTGCTGAGGATGGCAGAGGGAGACACCATCTACGACTACTGCTGGTACCCCAAGATGAACTCTTTGGACGCGGACACATGCTT TCTAGCCAGCAGCAGCCGCGACAACCCAGTCCACGTGTGGGACGCATTTTACGGGGAGGTGCGAGCCAGTTTCCGACCCTACAATCACCTGGACGAGCTGACGGCAGCCCACTCCCTCTGCTTCTCGCCCGACGGAACGCAGCTCTACTGCGGCTTCGACAAAACCGTCAGGGTCTTCTACACCGATCGTCCCGGAAGAGACTGCGAGGAGCGGCCCACCGTAG TTAAGAAGCAGGGCCAAAGTGGCATCATCTCCTGCTTTGGCTTCAGCCCGTGCCAGTCTGTTTACGCCTGTGGCTCTTACTCCCGCTGCGCTGGCCTCTACTCCTGCCAAGACGGCACCCTGCTGGCTCTGCTGCCGACCCGCCACCACGGAGGCCTCACCCATCTGCTCTTCTCCCCCGACGGCAACTACCTGTACACCGGCGGGCGCAAG GATCCAGAAATCCTGTGCTGGGACCTAAGAGAGCCGGACAAGGTTGTGTTTTCACTTAAGAGAAACGTGGCCACTAACCAACGCATCTACTTTGATCTGGACCT gtCAGGCAGGTACCTGCTGAGCGGCGACACAGAGGGAGTGGTTTCGGTTTGGGACACCCAGACAGCTCCTCCTGATGGTAACGAGGCGCTACTGCAACCTCAGCTCAGGTTCCCGGCCCATTGGGACTGCACCAACGGCATCag TATTCATCCCTTCATGCCACTGTTGGCGACATCCAGCGGGCAGCGGCAGTTCCCGGGGCCCGGCGACAGCGAGGGCGACTCTGCCTCCGAGGGCGAGGGAGGCGAAGCCGTGATGCCACCTCAGGAGACCCGACAAGACAACGCCCTGAGCCTGTGGTGGGCCGGTCCGCTCGGCCCGGCCGCCGATGAGAGCCAAGAAGAGCAGAGCACAGAGGTGGTGGCGGCGGAGGCCTGA